In Deltaproteobacteria bacterium, the genomic stretch GCGACCGCGGGCCCCGACTTGCCGGCGGCGGAGGACCGCATCGGCCCCTACGCCCTGCGCCACCGGCTCGGGCGCGGTGGCATGGGCGAGGTCTGGCTCGCGCGCGACGATCGGCTCGCCCGCGACGTCGCGATCAAGCTGCTGCGACACGTCGATGGCGGCAACGAGCGCGTCATTCGCGAGGCGCGGATCCTCGCGCGCATGGTCCACCCCAACATCGTGGCCATCCACAACGTCGGCAGCTCGCCGCTCGGGGTGTGGATCGCGATGGAGCTGGTCGATGGCGAGACGCTCGCGACGTGGGTGCGCGGCCGTGGGGCGCACGAGATCCTCGCCGCGTATCGACAGGCTGGGCTCGGGCTCGCGCACGCCCACCGCAGCGGCGTGGTGCACCGCGACTTCAAGCCGCACAATGTGATGATCGGCCGCGACGGTCGCGTGCGCGTGCTCGACTTCGGGTTGGCCGCCATGGTCGGCGCGCCGGCCTCGGCCGCGAGTGCCTCGGGCCCCGGCGAGACCACGCTGAGCGCCCGCGGCGGGACGCTGGGATACATGTCGCCAGAGCAGCTGCTCGAGCAGCCGAGCACACCCAAGAGCGATCAGTTCGCGTTCTGCGTGGCGTTGTGGGAGGCGCTCACGGGCTCACGACCCTTCGTCGGCGACTCGCCGGCCGCGATCGCGATGGCCACCCTCGAGGGCCGGCCGCAGCGGCGGGGTCGGCTGGATCTGGCCATCGAACGCGCGCTTCGACGCGGCCTCGCGCGCGAGCCGAGCGAGCGCCACGCCGACATCGACGCGTTGCTGGTCGCGCTCGCGCCCCCGCGTCGTCGATGGCGGCGCGGCGCGATCGCGACCATGGGCGTCGCGTGTTGTGCATGGTGGGCGTGGCCCAGCGCGCCCGCGTGTGAGCGCACCGCGATGGCCTTCGACGCGCGCACGCGGGCCCTCGCAGCCCGCGCCCCCGATCACCCGCTGCTGGCCCACGCCCGCGCGTGGGCCGACACCGCGCGGGCGAGCTGCGCGGCACCACCGGCGCTCGCGCAGTGCGTCGAGGAGCGTCGCGCCGAGATCGAGGTTGCGCTGGCACGGGCCGAGGACGGCGAGCCCGCACCGGTCGTCCTGGCCGCGGTGCTGCCGATGCAGCGCTGCGACGAGCCCTCGAGCGTCGCACCGTCGGCGAGCCTCGATCCCGCCCTGACGGAGGAGATCGCAGCGTGCAGCCGACGCGTGGCGACGTTGCGGGCGACCATCGCGAGCGACCCCCATGGCGACCACGAGATCGCCGCGCTGGCGCTGGTCGAGCGCGCCGATGCGCTGGCGTGGCCACCGCTACAGGCGCGCGCACGCGCCTTGCTCGGACAGCACGCGTCGAAGCGCGAGGACTGGCATCGAGCCGCGGAGGCCTTCGAAGCCGCGTACCACCTCGCGCGCGAGGCCGACGACACCGACACCGAGTTCGACGCGGCCTTCGGCATGATGCCGGTCTACCAGCACCTCGCCGAGCCCGAGCTCGGGCTGGTGTGGGCGCGTCACGCCGAGGCTGCGCTCGCACGGTTGTCCGACCCGCTTCGACGCACCCGCTGGCTCAAGCTGCGCGGCGAGCTGCGTCAGACCGTAGGGCGGCTGGACGAGGCCGAGCTCGACCTGCGTGAAGCGGTCGCGACCATGCCCGCCGACGCCCCCGACGAGGACCGCGGCACCGCGACGGCGCTGCTGGCCAACCTGCTCGCCGCACAGTGGCGCTGCGAAGAGGCGGTGCCGCTCTACGACGCGGCGCTCGCCCAGGAGCTGCCCGCCTATGCGCGCACGCTGGTGATGAACGGGCTGGCGGTGTGTGCCGTCCAGCGTAAGGACTTCGAGACCGCCGAGCAGATGTTCGCCGGCATCATCGACGAGGCCGAACGCGGGGGGCTCGGTGCCCACGTGCAGCTGACCGCGAAGTCGAACCTCGCGATCGCCTACGGCGAGCAGAAGCAATACGGCCGCGCGCTGGCGCTGCTGCACGACATCTGGCAGATGCCGCTGCTCACCTCCCTCGATCGCAACGAGGTCGAGGTCAATCTCGCGCTGTACTACCTGCGCAGTGGCGACCATGGGCGTGCGGCATCCTGGGCCCTGCGGGTGCTCGAAGACCCCGCCGCATCGCCGCGCATGTCGGGGAAGGCGGCCTGGACGGCGAAGGAAGCCCTCGTCGCGATGCATCAACGCGGGCGTGCGTACGCGGTGTGGCAGCGCAGGGTCGCGCTCGACCTGGCGCAGGGCGACCTCGAGGATCTGCCCGACGACCTACTCGCGTGGCTCGAGCTCGCCGACGCTGCGAGTGCGTCGTAGAAAAGGCGAAGCCCCCGAGACCTTCGATCTCGGGGGCTTCTCTTTCCCTTGCGGGGCGGACGGGACTCGAACCCGCGACCTCCGACGTGACAGGCCGGCGTTATAACCGACTTAACTACCACCCCATGCGTGGGGTCGGGAGAATCCGCGAATCAGGCCGACGCTGTCAAGGGGGATTTTGAGCGCGTGCTCGCGGGCGGTGACTTCGGCCCGATCACGCCCGCTGCGCGATGGCGACCAGGTTGGCGCCCCAGCGCGCGTCGGGCCCGGCGACCCGGTCGAGCATCGGGTCCAGCGCGTCCAAGCCCCGCAGCACGCTGGCGCGCAGGCCCCCTGGCGCCCGCTGCTCGCGATCGCAGCGGGCCGCAGTGGCACCGACCGAGGCGGTGCGGCGGCGAGGGGCGAGCGCCCTCACCGCGTCCACCGCGGTCAGCAGCGACGCCATGACCGTCGTGGCCCCCTGGGGCTGACTCCACAGCGTCCGCACGCGCAGGCCGCCCTGCTCGAGCACCGCGCGCAGGCTGTCGCGATCGAAGAAGCACACGTGATCGCCGAGCTCGAGTGGGCGGTAGCGCTTGCCCCACAGGCCCCGCGCGGCGTCGTCCCAGTTGGGCACCTCGATCACCGCCAGGCCGTCGGCCGTCAAGTGCCGCGCGATGAAGCGCGCGACCGTGACGGGTCGCTTCATGTGCTCGAGCACGTGGGTGATGGTCACGAGATCGAAGCCGTCGGCGCGGGCGTGCACGCGTGCGTCGTCGTCCTCGAGATCGAGATCGTGGATGACGTGCTTGGCGGCCGCGAACTCGCGCGCGCCCGGGGCCCGCTCGACCCCCTCGGTGCGCCACCCGAGCGCCTGCAGCTCGTCGAGCAGCAGCCCGGTGTTGCAGCCCAGATCGAGTGCACGCGCGCCGGCGGGCGGCTCCGCGATCACGCCCTCGGTGAGCCGGTCGTACAGCGCAATCGAGCGCTGCTTCCGGCGACGATCGACGCCGTCGTGGGTCGCCGCGCGCAGGCCGTAGCCGGCGTCGAGCAACATCGGCGGATGGTGTCCGAGCGAGTGCACCAGCCCGCAGCGATCACATCGCGCGAGGTCGAAGCACCCGCTGCCGTCGCCCAGCACCGGCGTCCGCGCGGCGCTGCCACAGGCCGGACACTCGTGGACCAACACCGCCTGCGCCGTCATGTGCCCTCGTGCTCCTCGCGCTCGAGCTTGCGACGCCAGCGCTCCTCGTAGATGAAGAGGTCGATCATCAGCGGGTACCACAGCGACTGCATGCCGGCGTACATGAGGCCGGGCAGACCGTCGAGCCAGGCATGCTGCGCCACCACCGTGCGACCGAAGTGCACGAACGGCCGCAGGAACAGCGGCAACTTGTTGTAGGCCCAGCGCACGCCGACCGTGCGGCCGGCCTTGGTGCGCAACGAGAAGCCGTCGAGCCCGCGACGGTGATCGTCACCGTCGACGAAGTGTCGCGCCTCGCGCTGGGCGTAGCGCACGTGCTTGCGGAACCACTCCGCCAGCGGCTTGTGATCGTCGTGGCGTAGCTTGGCACCCAGACGGGTGACCCGCATGTGGCGGTCGTCGACGCGCTCGTTGGTGCCGCGGGAGAATCGCGCGACGTCGGGCCGCATCAGCCGCAGGATCGAGGCCCCACCGAAGCCACCGTGCTCGAGCTCGCGGCCCAGCACCACGAACGTGAGCCCGACGTAGCCGCCGTCGAGATCGTCGCGGGCACAGGCCTGCTCGATCGCCCGCCACAGCGCGGGCGTGATCTCTTCGTCGGCGTCGAGGAAGAACACCCAGCGGTAGCGCGACTGCGCCTGCTCGAGCGCCCAGTTGCGCTGGCTGGCGTAGTCGACGAATGCGTGCTCGTGCAGCTCGGCACCGGCCGCCCGCGCGAGCGCGACGGTGCGATCGCGCGAGCCCGAGTCGACCACCATCACCGGCGCACGCCCCTGCACCGAGGCGATGGCCTTCTGGATGTTGGCCTCTTCGTCGAGCGTGAGGATGATGATCACCAGGGGCTCGCGGGCACCCGCGTCGGACGCAGGCCCGCGCTCACCGACGTGGGCCGAGCCGTCGTTGGCCGAGGCCTCGGACGGGCGCGCGGCCGTCGAGCCGTGGTGCGGAGGGAGCAGTGTCGAGATCGTCATGGGATCGCGAGCCGGCGCAACTTCGATCGAACTACGTGCGCAGCATAGCACGACGTGAGGGTGCCGCGTCGGGCCGTGCGCGCGCGTGGTCCCGCCGGCGCCGTCGACACTCGCACCGCCACCGGAGTGCCGAGGTGCTATGTTGCGTTCTGACGATGGCGTTGGACCTCGCGGACGTGTACCGCCGATCGCCGGTATGGGCGCAACATGTGATGTGCTCGGTCGAGGGCTTCCGCCTGCGTCGGCTGCGGTTTTCGGCCGATTTCGAAGAACGCCTCGCGCAGGCAAGGATTCGCAGCGGCTGGACCATGGCGCAGCTACAGGCCCACCGTCTGGTGCGCCTGCGGGCGATGCTCGTCCATGCGCAGCGTCACGTTCCGTACTGGCGCGACGTGTTCGCGAGCTGTGGACTGCAGCCGGCCCGCATGCAACACGCCGACGAGCTGACGGTGTTGCCGCTGCTCACCAAGGACATCGTCGTACGCGAGAGTCCGCGACTACGCGCAGGCGAGCTGCCCCACGCGGTCTTGCGCACGCCGGTCGAGCTACACACCAGCGGCACCACCGGCTCCGGACTCGAGCTGGTGGCCTCGGTCGAGGCGCTGCGCGAGCAGTGGGCGACCTGCTGGCGCTACCGCGAGTGGCACGGTCTGCGTCGCGGCACCTGGTGCGCCACGCTCGGCGGACGCGTCATCGTGCCCGCCGACGAGCGGCGTCCGCCGTACTGGCGCTTCAACGTGCCCGGTCGACAGCTGCTCATGTCGGGCCACCACTTCGGGCCCGCGACCGCGCCGGCGTACCTCGAGGTGCTGCGTCGCCATGAGATCCCGTGGATCCACGGCTATCCGTCGATGGTCGCGGCACTCGCCGACGCGGCGCTCACCACCGGCGCGCAGCTGCCCGCACTGCGCTGGGTGACGCTGGCCTCGGAGTCGGTGAGCGCTGGCCAGCGCCGACGCATCGTCGACGGACTCGGCGTGCAACCACGCGAGCACTACGCCCAGACCGAGTCGGTCGCGAACTTCAGCGAGTGCCCGCTCGGTCGCCTGCACGTCGACGAGGACCACGCGATGGTGGAGTTCATCCCGCACGGCCACGACGGCGGGCAGGCGTTGCACCGCGTGATCGGCACGTCGCTCGACAGCTGGCACCAACCCTTCGTGCGCTACGATCTCGGCGACCTCGTGGTGCTCGACCATGCGCCCTGCCCCTGCGGCCGTCCGGGCCGCATCGTGCTCGACGTCGATGGCCGCCGCGAAGACCTGGTCGAGCTCGCCGACGGGCGCCAGGTCGGGCGCGCCGGCGAGATCTTCAAGAAGCTCGAGTTCATCCGCGAGGCGCAGATCCGCCAGCGCACCGCCGGCGAGATCACCGTCGCGTTGGTCCCCCGCGGTGCTTGGACCGCCGCACACGAGGCCGAGCTGCGGGCCTCGGTCGACGCACGGCTGGGCAGCGACACCCGCATGCACGTCGAGCTGTGCGAGCAGCTGCCGCGCACGGCCTCGGGTAAGCTCCGCCATGTCGTTCGCGAGGGGAACGACTAGGCCACCGTCATGTGCGGCATCACCGGGATGATTCGGACCGGCGGCAGCGTCGACGCAGCGCTGCTCGATCGCATGACCGACAGTCTCGCCCACCGTGGCCCCGACGGTCGCGGCGTGCACATCGGCGACGGCTTCGGCTTCGGACATCGGCGGCTCGCGATCATCGATCTCTCGACGGGCGCGCAGCCGATGCACAGCGCCGACGGGATGCTGTGCATCACCTTCAACGGCGAGATCTACAACTACATCGAGCTCCGTGCGCAGCTGATCCGTGCCGGCCACCGCTTCGAGACCCACAGCGACACCGAGGTGCTGCTCGCGGCCTACCGCGAGTGGGGCGACGAGATGTTCGGGCACCTCGATGGCATGTTTGCGTTCGGGCTGTGGGACGCGGGACGACGGCGGCTGCTGTGTGCCCGCGATCATCTCGGCGTCAAGCCGCTGTACTACGCCGAGCAGCGCTCGCCGCTCGAGGGCGACACACCGCTGTCGTTCGCATCGGAGCCCAAGGCACTGCTGCAGTGCCCGTGGGTGTCGCGCGAGCTCGACCCGGTCGCGCTCGACGCCTACATGGATCTCTTCTACGTGCCGCCGCCGTTGTCGATGTTCCGCGGCGTGCGACAGCTACCGCCCGGCTCGGCGCTGTCGTGGTGCGATGGCAAGCTCGCGATCTGGCGCTACTGGGACGCGCCACCGACCATCGACGAGCGCCACGACCTCGAGACCTGGGCCGAGATCGTGGAGCCGGTGCTCCGCGACGCGATCGTCATCCAGACCCGCAGCGACGTGCCTCTGGGCGCGTTCCTCTCGGGTGGGCTCGACTCCTCGACCATCACCGCGGTGCTGGCCGAACACGGCAGCGCGCCGGTCTCGACCTTCTGTGTCGGCTACGGCGACGAGGGCAAGAGCTACGACGAGCGGGAAATGGCGCGGGTGGTCGCTCGGCACTTCGGCACCGATCACCACGAGGTCGTGCTCGACATCGACGTGCTGCAGGGTCTCGAGGCGATGGTGCGCGGCTTCGACGAGCCGTTCGGCAGCCCGACTGCGCTGCTGTCGTCGGCGCTATCGAAGTTCACCCGTGGCA encodes the following:
- a CDS encoding class I SAM-dependent methyltransferase codes for the protein MTAQAVLVHECPACGSAARTPVLGDGSGCFDLARCDRCGLVHSLGHHPPMLLDAGYGLRAATHDGVDRRRKQRSIALYDRLTEGVIAEPPAGARALDLGCNTGLLLDELQALGWRTEGVERAPGAREFAAAKHVIHDLDLEDDDARVHARADGFDLVTITHVLEHMKRPVTVARFIARHLTADGLAVIEVPNWDDAARGLWGKRYRPLELGDHVCFFDRDSLRAVLEQGGLRVRTLWSQPQGATTVMASLLTAVDAVRALAPRRRTASVGATAARCDREQRAPGGLRASVLRGLDALDPMLDRVAGPDARWGANLVAIAQRA
- a CDS encoding phenylacetate--CoA ligase family protein, with the translated sequence MALDLADVYRRSPVWAQHVMCSVEGFRLRRLRFSADFEERLAQARIRSGWTMAQLQAHRLVRLRAMLVHAQRHVPYWRDVFASCGLQPARMQHADELTVLPLLTKDIVVRESPRLRAGELPHAVLRTPVELHTSGTTGSGLELVASVEALREQWATCWRYREWHGLRRGTWCATLGGRVIVPADERRPPYWRFNVPGRQLLMSGHHFGPATAPAYLEVLRRHEIPWIHGYPSMVAALADAALTTGAQLPALRWVTLASESVSAGQRRRIVDGLGVQPREHYAQTESVANFSECPLGRLHVDEDHAMVEFIPHGHDGGQALHRVIGTSLDSWHQPFVRYDLGDLVVLDHAPCPCGRPGRIVLDVDGRREDLVELADGRQVGRAGEIFKKLEFIREAQIRQRTAGEITVALVPRGAWTAAHEAELRASVDARLGSDTRMHVELCEQLPRTASGKLRHVVREGND
- the asnB gene encoding asparagine synthase (glutamine-hydrolyzing), which translates into the protein MCGITGMIRTGGSVDAALLDRMTDSLAHRGPDGRGVHIGDGFGFGHRRLAIIDLSTGAQPMHSADGMLCITFNGEIYNYIELRAQLIRAGHRFETHSDTEVLLAAYREWGDEMFGHLDGMFAFGLWDAGRRRLLCARDHLGVKPLYYAEQRSPLEGDTPLSFASEPKALLQCPWVSRELDPVALDAYMDLFYVPPPLSMFRGVRQLPPGSALSWCDGKLAIWRYWDAPPTIDERHDLETWAEIVEPVLRDAIVIQTRSDVPLGAFLSGGLDSSTITAVLAEHGSAPVSTFCVGYGDEGKSYDEREMARVVARHFGTDHHEVVLDIDVLQGLEAMVRGFDEPFGSPTALLSSALSKFTRGSVTVALAGDGGDELFGGYPRYRGMMLSERVSGLPEGVYNAGERLAQGREAAVARSYRRWARQFFAGAALPPAERYARWVGYTSVAERDGMYTPAFRERIVSAGRVDPVAACFAGPAHGDAVERAAYADLHGFLPENVLRGSDRMSMAWGLELRVPLCDVRLVELAMQIPSRHRVGALASKRVLRRIAENLLPKQILERKKLGFNAPLGVWLRRDLDRLVSQWLAPELVRARGWFDADAVTRIVHEHREGLRDHGLRLWSLIAIEQWHRCYGEA
- a CDS encoding glycosyltransferase family 2 protein, with translation MTISTLLPPHHGSTAARPSEASANDGSAHVGERGPASDAGAREPLVIIILTLDEEANIQKAIASVQGRAPVMVVDSGSRDRTVALARAAGAELHEHAFVDYASQRNWALEQAQSRYRWVFFLDADEEITPALWRAIEQACARDDLDGGYVGLTFVVLGRELEHGGFGGASILRLMRPDVARFSRGTNERVDDRHMRVTRLGAKLRHDDHKPLAEWFRKHVRYAQREARHFVDGDDHRRGLDGFSLRTKAGRTVGVRWAYNKLPLFLRPFVHFGRTVVAQHAWLDGLPGLMYAGMQSLWYPLMIDLFIYEERWRRKLEREEHEGT
- a CDS encoding serine/threonine protein kinase; this translates as MSQATCIDDEGALALLEQRVDDTTRRACLAHAATCPECRELLAELARVIATAGPDLPAAEDRIGPYALRHRLGRGGMGEVWLARDDRLARDVAIKLLRHVDGGNERVIREARILARMVHPNIVAIHNVGSSPLGVWIAMELVDGETLATWVRGRGAHEILAAYRQAGLGLAHAHRSGVVHRDFKPHNVMIGRDGRVRVLDFGLAAMVGAPASAASASGPGETTLSARGGTLGYMSPEQLLEQPSTPKSDQFAFCVALWEALTGSRPFVGDSPAAIAMATLEGRPQRRGRLDLAIERALRRGLAREPSERHADIDALLVALAPPRRRWRRGAIATMGVACCAWWAWPSAPACERTAMAFDARTRALAARAPDHPLLAHARAWADTARASCAAPPALAQCVEERRAEIEVALARAEDGEPAPVVLAAVLPMQRCDEPSSVAPSASLDPALTEEIAACSRRVATLRATIASDPHGDHEIAALALVERADALAWPPLQARARALLGQHASKREDWHRAAEAFEAAYHLAREADDTDTEFDAAFGMMPVYQHLAEPELGLVWARHAEAALARLSDPLRRTRWLKLRGELRQTVGRLDEAELDLREAVATMPADAPDEDRGTATALLANLLAAQWRCEEAVPLYDAALAQELPAYARTLVMNGLAVCAVQRKDFETAEQMFAGIIDEAERGGLGAHVQLTAKSNLAIAYGEQKQYGRALALLHDIWQMPLLTSLDRNEVEVNLALYYLRSGDHGRAASWALRVLEDPAASPRMSGKAAWTAKEALVAMHQRGRAYAVWQRRVALDLAQGDLEDLPDDLLAWLELADAASAS